Proteins encoded within one genomic window of Ottowia sp. SB7-C50:
- a CDS encoding histone deacetylase family protein → MGRTGFFTHPDCRKHDMGAGHPECPERLDAIEDRLLITGVGDALDRREATPAAMGELLLAHGRRHVAALRGLNDILVEEMLAGGPDHYALDPDTSMNSHTYRAALLSAGAAIDAVDAVMTGELENAFCATRPPGHHATRNQAMGFCFFSNVAVAAKYACERHGVKRTAIIDFDVHHGNGTEDIVAGDERILMCSFYQHPFYPEGTAKDAPNLVNLPVPAYTKGMDIRELVEMMWIPRLEAHQPELIFISAGFDAHREDDMGQLGLTEQDYAWMTDRIKSVAQRFSQGRIVSCLEGGYNLSALARSVEAHVRVLADV, encoded by the coding sequence ATGGGTAGAACCGGGTTTTTTACACACCCCGATTGCCGCAAGCACGACATGGGTGCTGGCCACCCCGAATGCCCCGAACGGCTGGACGCCATCGAGGACCGGTTGCTGATCACCGGCGTGGGCGATGCGCTCGACCGCCGCGAGGCGACGCCCGCCGCCATGGGCGAATTGCTGCTGGCGCACGGCCGTCGCCACGTGGCCGCGCTGCGCGGGCTCAACGACATCCTGGTCGAAGAAATGCTGGCGGGCGGGCCTGACCATTACGCGCTCGACCCCGACACGTCGATGAACAGCCACACCTACCGCGCCGCGCTGCTGTCGGCCGGCGCCGCCATCGACGCGGTCGACGCAGTGATGACCGGCGAACTCGAAAACGCCTTCTGCGCCACGCGCCCGCCCGGCCACCATGCCACGCGCAACCAGGCCATGGGCTTCTGCTTTTTCAGCAACGTGGCGGTGGCGGCCAAGTACGCCTGCGAGCGCCACGGCGTCAAGCGCACCGCCATCATCGACTTCGACGTGCACCACGGCAACGGCACCGAGGACATCGTGGCGGGCGACGAGCGCATCCTGATGTGCAGCTTCTACCAGCACCCGTTCTACCCCGAAGGCACGGCCAAGGACGCGCCCAACCTCGTCAACCTGCCGGTGCCGGCCTACACCAAGGGCATGGACATCCGCGAGCTGGTCGAGATGATGTGGATCCCGCGGCTGGAGGCGCACCAGCCCGAGCTGATCTTCATCAGCGCCGGCTTCGACGCGCACCGCGAGGACGACATGGGCCAGCTGGGCCTGACCGAGCAGGACTACGCCTGGATGACCGACCGCATCAAGTCCGTCGCGCAGCGCTTTTCGCAGGGCCGCATCGTCAGCTGCCTGGAAGGCGGCTACAACCTGTCGGCGCTGGCGCGCAGCGTGGAGGCCCACGTCCGCGTGCTGGCGGATGTTTGA
- the mltB gene encoding lytic murein transglycosylase B produces MTTTPDRPLDRRRLIATLCIAAGALSTGANAQNRSQNRRRAANPPEQRYADRPDAMRFADDMAARRGLSAEWTRAAIGQALYLPNVPRLMLPPARGTAKNWRVYRSRFIDPVRIRAGVQFWRRNRAALARAEAEFGVPPEIVVGIIGVETIYGQNMGSFRVIDALATLTFDFPPQHPRAQARQAFFQDELEQFLSLCQRTGVDPLTPLGSYAGAMGMPQFMPSSWVKYAIDFDGDGRVDLWNSETDVIGSVANYFKGYGWQPGLPTHYPVRLTPEAQMDALLAPDILPSFSADSFAAKGALPLNGGTAHPGKLALIELQNGDPALPGNEPQYVAGTENFYVITRYNWSSYYAMAVIDLGQEVAAVVGR; encoded by the coding sequence ATGACCACCACACCCGACCGACCGCTAGACCGCCGCCGCCTGATTGCTACACTTTGCATAGCTGCTGGCGCTCTATCCACGGGCGCCAACGCGCAAAATCGTTCACAAAACCGGCGCCGCGCCGCCAACCCACCCGAACAGCGCTACGCCGACCGCCCCGACGCCATGCGCTTTGCCGACGACATGGCCGCGCGCCGTGGCCTGTCAGCGGAATGGACGCGCGCCGCCATCGGCCAGGCCCTGTACCTGCCGAACGTGCCGCGCCTGATGCTGCCGCCCGCGCGCGGTACCGCCAAGAACTGGCGCGTGTACCGCAGCCGCTTCATCGACCCGGTGCGCATCCGCGCCGGCGTGCAGTTCTGGCGCCGCAACCGCGCCGCACTGGCGCGCGCCGAAGCCGAATTCGGCGTACCGCCCGAAATCGTCGTCGGCATCATCGGTGTCGAAACCATCTACGGCCAGAACATGGGCAGCTTCCGCGTCATCGACGCGCTGGCCACGCTGACCTTCGACTTTCCCCCGCAGCACCCGCGCGCGCAGGCGCGGCAGGCGTTTTTCCAGGACGAGCTGGAGCAGTTCCTCAGCCTGTGCCAGCGCACCGGGGTAGACCCGCTCACCCCGCTGGGCAGCTACGCCGGCGCCATGGGCATGCCACAGTTCATGCCGTCCAGCTGGGTCAAATACGCCATCGACTTCGACGGCGACGGCCGCGTCGACCTGTGGAACAGCGAAACCGACGTCATCGGCTCGGTCGCCAACTACTTCAAAGGCTACGGCTGGCAGCCCGGCCTACCCACGCACTACCCCGTGCGCCTGACCCCCGAAGCCCAGATGGACGCCCTGCTGGCGCCCGACATCCTGCCCAGCTTCAGCGCCGACAGTTTTGCCGCCAAAGGCGCCCTGCCCCTCAACGGCGGCACCGCCCACCCCGGCAAGCTGGCCCTGATCGAACTGCAGAACGGCGACCCCGCCCTGCCCGGCAACGAGCCGCAATACGTCGCCGGCACCGAGAACTTCTACGTCATCACGCGCTACAACTGGAGCAGTTATTACGCGATGGCGGTGATCGACCTGGGGCAGGAAGTGGCGGCGGTGGTGGGGCGCTGA
- a CDS encoding DUF58 domain-containing protein has protein sequence MPAPPWWALRARAGARLRRWWHDRLPLSDSLTLTQRNVYIVPTRAGWMLAATLGVLLIASINYQLNLGYLLTFLLAGCAAAGMVVCHHTLRGLTLHLLPPQPLFAGNLATLDVKLVNARREARHAIGVALLDTDHWSFADVPAQGDSTVQVSFKPARRGLHRVPTLTAETRFPLGTFRVWTVWRPAARVLVYPTPEAQPPALPPGEPRSGTGVAAGVRASGEFDGVRGYQRGDPMKLVVWKKFAKSGELVSRDTLHMQRQELWLDFARAGSVDTEARLSRLTAWVLAADAQGLDYGLRLPGVQIKPGSGAAHRLRCLESLAKA, from the coding sequence ATGCCCGCCCCACCCTGGTGGGCGCTGCGTGCCCGCGCCGGCGCGCGCCTGCGCCGCTGGTGGCATGACCGGCTGCCGCTGTCCGACAGCCTGACGCTGACGCAGCGCAACGTCTACATCGTGCCGACGCGCGCGGGGTGGATGCTGGCGGCCACGCTGGGTGTGCTGCTCATCGCCTCGATCAACTACCAGCTCAACCTGGGCTATCTGCTCACCTTTCTGCTGGCGGGCTGCGCCGCCGCCGGCATGGTGGTGTGCCACCACACGCTGCGCGGGCTGACGCTGCACCTGCTACCGCCGCAGCCGCTGTTCGCGGGCAACCTCGCCACGCTGGACGTGAAGCTGGTCAACGCCCGCCGCGAGGCGCGCCATGCCATCGGCGTGGCCTTGCTCGATACCGACCACTGGTCCTTCGCCGACGTGCCCGCGCAGGGCGACAGCACGGTACAGGTCAGCTTCAAGCCTGCACGGCGCGGCCTGCACCGCGTGCCCACGCTGACCGCCGAAACGCGCTTTCCGCTCGGCACCTTTCGCGTCTGGACGGTGTGGCGCCCCGCCGCGCGGGTACTGGTCTACCCCACGCCCGAAGCGCAGCCGCCCGCGCTGCCGCCGGGCGAGCCGCGCTCGGGCACCGGTGTGGCGGCCGGTGTGCGTGCCAGCGGCGAATTCGACGGCGTGCGCGGCTACCAGCGCGGCGACCCGATGAAGCTGGTGGTGTGGAAGAAGTTCGCCAAGTCGGGCGAGCTTGTCAGCCGCGACACCCTGCACATGCAGCGGCAAGAGTTGTGGCTGGACTTCGCCCGCGCCGGCAGCGTGGACACCGAGGCGCGCCTGTCGCGCCTGACGGCCTGGGTGCTGGCGGCCGACGCGCAGGGACTGGACTACGGCCTGCGCCTGCCGGGGGTCCAGATCAAGCCGGGCAGCGGCGCGGCGCACCGCCTGCGCTGCCTGGAATCCCTGGCAAAAGCATGA
- a CDS encoding transglutaminase-like domain-containing protein, whose product MNGIDGYWVVRNADAHAWTEVWYPTQGWVRVDPTGAVSPGRIGQFQRLRAPDGVVAGAIGTLSPTLLVQLRSVWDAVNNRWNQWVLNYTQGRQLDLLRSLGFDNPSWQDLGKLIAYVLTAVALAGAAWARWDRGQHDPWLRQLARVRRRLLDAGIDAPPQAPPRTLLQQVAASALPPELRQPLTDWLLAFERLRYAPAGSHAGRSLATLQRDFQRLPWPRRRP is encoded by the coding sequence TTGAACGGCATCGACGGCTACTGGGTGGTGCGCAACGCCGACGCCCACGCCTGGACCGAAGTCTGGTACCCCACCCAGGGCTGGGTGCGCGTGGACCCGACCGGCGCCGTCTCGCCGGGGCGCATCGGGCAGTTTCAGCGCCTGCGCGCGCCCGACGGCGTGGTGGCTGGCGCCATCGGCACGCTCAGCCCCACGCTGCTGGTGCAGCTGCGCAGCGTGTGGGACGCCGTCAACAACCGCTGGAACCAGTGGGTGCTGAACTACACGCAAGGCCGCCAGCTCGACCTGCTGCGCAGCCTGGGCTTTGACAACCCCAGCTGGCAAGACCTGGGCAAACTGATCGCCTACGTGCTGACGGCGGTGGCCCTGGCCGGCGCCGCGTGGGCCCGCTGGGACCGCGGCCAGCACGACCCCTGGCTGCGCCAGCTGGCCCGCGTGCGCCGGCGGCTGCTGGACGCCGGCATCGACGCCCCGCCCCAGGCACCACCCCGCACGCTGCTGCAACAGGTGGCCGCCAGCGCGCTGCCACCCGAGCTGCGCCAGCCGCTCACCGACTGGCTGCTGGCCTTTGAACGCCTGCGCTACGCCCCCGCTGGCAGCCACGCGGGCCGCAGCCTCGCTACACTGCAGCGCGACTTTCAACGCCTTCCCTGGCCCCGCCGCCGCCCATGA
- a CDS encoding MoxR family ATPase, translated as MDVTHKIHAVLSQLNTVMAGKPAQVRDGVVCLLAGGHLLIEDVPGVGKTTLAHALARTFGLQFSRVQFTADLMPSDLSGVSVYDRGRESFVFHPGPVFAQVLLADEINRASPKTQSALLEAMEEKQVSVEGETRPLPWPFFVIATQNPYDQLGTYALPESQLDRFLMRISLGYPERAAERELLSGNGRREQVEQLRAVLSADDLAALQQAVGRVHVAEPLMDYVQDLIAATRSGRWFLQGLSPRAGIALMRAARAQALASGRDYVAPDDVQAILPQCVAHRMMPVSDAGRGAVEQVRAMIDAVPLP; from the coding sequence ATGGACGTGACACACAAAATACACGCTGTATTGAGTCAGCTTAACACGGTGATGGCGGGCAAACCCGCCCAGGTACGCGACGGCGTGGTGTGCCTGCTGGCCGGCGGCCACCTGCTGATCGAGGACGTGCCCGGCGTCGGCAAGACCACGCTGGCGCACGCGCTGGCGCGCACCTTCGGGCTGCAGTTTTCGCGCGTGCAGTTCACCGCCGACCTGATGCCGAGCGACCTGTCCGGCGTGTCGGTGTACGACCGCGGACGCGAATCGTTCGTATTCCACCCTGGTCCCGTCTTCGCGCAGGTGCTGCTGGCCGACGAGATCAACCGCGCCAGCCCCAAGACGCAAAGCGCGCTGCTCGAAGCCATGGAAGAAAAACAGGTCAGCGTCGAAGGCGAGACGCGCCCCCTGCCCTGGCCGTTTTTCGTCATCGCCACGCAGAACCCGTACGACCAGCTGGGCACCTACGCCCTGCCCGAATCGCAGCTGGACCGCTTTCTGATGCGAATCAGCCTGGGCTACCCCGAGCGCGCCGCCGAGCGCGAATTGCTGTCAGGCAACGGCCGGCGCGAACAGGTGGAGCAATTGCGCGCCGTGCTGAGCGCCGACGACCTGGCTGCACTGCAGCAGGCCGTGGGCCGCGTGCACGTGGCCGAGCCCTTGATGGACTATGTGCAGGACCTGATCGCCGCCACGCGCAGCGGCCGCTGGTTTTTGCAGGGCCTGTCGCCGCGCGCCGGCATTGCACTGATGCGGGCGGCGCGCGCGCAGGCGCTGGCCAGCGGACGCGATTACGTCGCGCCCGACGACGTACAAGCCATCCTGCCGCAGTGCGTGGCGCACCGCATGATGCCGGTCAGCGATGCGGGGCGCGGTGCGGTCGAGCAGGTGCGGGCGATGATTGATGCGGTGCCGCTGCCATGA
- a CDS encoding transglutaminaseTgpA domain-containing protein, producing MKWATLAHLPRDARDTLFLLAVIGWVMLPQVTHLPVWASALAAGVLVWRGWLAMAARPLPGRWWLVALLAVALAGTWATHRTLLGRDAGVTLVVMLLALKTLELRARRDALVVFFLGFFTLLTNFFYSQSLAVAAAMLVGLLGLLTALVNAHRPVGQPRLRESAWMAGKMALAGAPVMLALFVLFPRFSPLWGIPSDALAGRSGLSSTMTVGHIARLALDDGIAMRVKFDGAPPPAGSLYFRGPVLSHFDGRTWTPRGGSDGDGFETALTPGPADLQLLGEPVRYEVTLEPSNRPWLLPLDVAGKPPQLPGDQRARMTADMQWLTYRPVTELLRYRAESHLRFRYGLLGWDQRPRRDFSADLRLPPTYNPRTVALAEQLRQSVGNDPQALVQAALQRLRTGGYEYTLEPGTAGQHTADEFWFDTKAGFCEHISSAFVVLLRAAGGAGARRHRLSGGAN from the coding sequence ATGAAATGGGCCACTCTTGCCCACCTGCCGCGCGATGCGCGCGACACGCTGTTCCTGCTGGCCGTCATCGGCTGGGTGATGCTGCCGCAGGTGACGCACCTGCCCGTCTGGGCCAGCGCGCTGGCGGCCGGCGTGCTGGTGTGGCGCGGCTGGCTGGCCATGGCCGCGCGGCCGCTGCCGGGGCGCTGGTGGCTGGTGGCGCTGCTGGCCGTGGCGCTGGCGGGCACCTGGGCCACGCACCGCACGCTGCTGGGGCGCGATGCGGGCGTCACGCTGGTGGTGATGCTGCTGGCGCTGAAGACGCTGGAGCTGCGCGCGCGGCGCGACGCGCTGGTGGTGTTCTTCCTCGGCTTCTTCACGCTGCTGACCAACTTCTTCTATTCGCAGTCGCTGGCGGTGGCGGCGGCCATGCTGGTGGGGCTGCTGGGCCTGCTGACGGCGCTGGTCAACGCGCACCGGCCGGTCGGCCAGCCGCGCCTGCGCGAATCGGCGTGGATGGCCGGAAAGATGGCGTTGGCCGGCGCACCGGTGATGCTGGCGCTGTTCGTGCTGTTTCCGCGCTTCTCGCCGCTTTGGGGCATTCCGAGCGACGCGCTGGCGGGGCGCAGCGGGCTGTCGTCCACCATGACGGTGGGCCACATCGCCCGCCTGGCGCTGGACGACGGCATCGCCATGCGCGTCAAGTTCGACGGCGCGCCGCCGCCGGCCGGCAGCCTGTACTTTCGCGGCCCGGTGCTGAGCCATTTCGACGGCCGCACCTGGACGCCGCGCGGCGGCAGCGACGGCGACGGCTTCGAAACCGCGCTGACGCCCGGCCCCGCCGACCTGCAATTGCTGGGCGAGCCCGTCCGCTACGAAGTCACGCTGGAGCCCAGCAACCGCCCCTGGCTGCTGCCGCTGGACGTGGCCGGCAAGCCGCCCCAGCTGCCGGGCGACCAGCGCGCCCGCATGACGGCAGACATGCAGTGGCTCACCTATCGCCCGGTCACCGAACTGCTGCGTTACCGCGCCGAAAGCCACCTGCGCTTCCGCTACGGCCTGCTGGGCTGGGACCAGCGACCGCGCCGCGATTTTTCGGCCGACCTGAGGCTGCCGCCGACCTACAACCCGCGCACCGTGGCGCTGGCCGAACAGCTGCGCCAGTCGGTGGGCAACGATCCGCAGGCGCTGGTGCAGGCCGCGCTGCAGCGCCTGCGCACCGGCGGCTACGAATACACGCTGGAGCCCGGCACCGCCGGCCAGCACACGGCGGACGAGTTCTGGTTCGACACCAAGGCCGGCTTCTGCGAACACATCAGCTCGGCCTTCGTCGTGCTGCTGCGCGCCGCGGGGGGTGCCGGCGCGCGTCGTCACCGGCTTTCAGGGGGGGCGAATTGA
- a CDS encoding alpha-E domain-containing protein, with protein MLSRTADHLFWMSRYTERAVLSAVADRVRSTTTPPRASARRGSRLNWN; from the coding sequence ATGCTCTCCCGCACCGCCGATCACCTGTTCTGGATGTCCCGCTACACCGAGCGGGCCGTTCTGTCCGCGGTAGCGGACAGGGTGCGCAGCACCACAACACCGCCGCGCGCGTCAGCGCGCCGGGGTTCGAGGCTTAACTGGAACTGA
- a CDS encoding alpha-E domain-containing protein yields the protein MLSRTADHLFWMSRYTERAENTARMLNVHYETSLLPQSAAVSQYGWLGVLSLSELLPAYSARHGDVTPQGVMHFMVLDEDNPASIIACLKAARENARAVRGTLTTEVWETLNQTWLEIGRMRHEGAFDRDPGAFFEWVKFRSHLSRGVTLGTMLQDEAFHFLRLGTFLERADNTARILDVKFHAVESEFFGAASEKDLEYDFYHWAAILRSLSGFEIYRKVYRDVIEPERVAELLMLREAMPRSLHHCMSEVLNNLLLVGAEPQGPTMRHAGRLRAELRYGHIDDILATGLHAFLTQFLDRVNQLGAHVSRDFLVPTAG from the coding sequence ATGCTCTCCCGCACCGCCGATCACCTGTTCTGGATGTCCCGCTACACGGAGCGGGCCGAGAACACCGCCCGCATGCTCAACGTGCATTACGAAACCTCGCTGCTGCCGCAATCGGCGGCGGTGTCGCAATATGGCTGGCTGGGCGTGCTGTCGCTGTCCGAACTGCTGCCCGCCTACAGCGCGCGCCATGGCGACGTCACGCCGCAGGGCGTGATGCACTTCATGGTGCTGGACGAGGACAACCCTGCCTCCATCATTGCCTGCCTGAAGGCAGCGCGCGAAAACGCCCGCGCCGTGCGCGGCACGCTCACCACCGAAGTGTGGGAAACGCTGAACCAGACCTGGCTGGAAATCGGCCGCATGCGCCATGAAGGCGCCTTCGACCGCGACCCCGGCGCGTTCTTCGAATGGGTGAAATTTCGCTCCCACCTGTCGCGCGGCGTCACGCTGGGCACCATGCTGCAGGACGAGGCGTTTCACTTCCTGCGCCTGGGCACCTTCCTGGAGCGGGCCGACAACACCGCGCGCATCCTCGACGTGAAGTTTCACGCCGTCGAAAGCGAATTCTTCGGCGCTGCCAGCGAGAAGGATCTGGAATACGACTTCTACCACTGGGCCGCGATCCTGCGCAGCCTGAGCGGCTTCGAGATCTACCGCAAGGTCTACCGCGACGTCATCGAGCCCGAGCGCGTGGCCGAACTGCTGATGCTGCGCGAAGCCATGCCGCGGTCATTGCACCACTGCATGAGCGAAGTGCTCAACAACCTGCTGCTGGTCGGTGCCGAACCCCAAGGCCCCACCATGCGCCACGCCGGCCGCCTGCGCGCCGAACTGCGCTACGGCCACATCGACGACATCCTGGCCACCGGGCTGCATGCGTTCCTGACGCAGTTTCTGGATCGGGTGAACCAGTTGGGGGCGCATGTCAGCCGGGATTTTCTGGTGCCGACCGCCGGGTGA